A single region of the Fusarium fujikuroi IMI 58289 draft genome, chromosome FFUJ_chr05 genome encodes:
- a CDS encoding related to hexamer-binding protein HEXBP, producing the protein MSDWNNDQGGSADPNTFEQENWTSGGQAANASTNNAGFGNNGFDDANDLVGEQPAGDDKCFGCGETGHRRAECPNPQEMTCRFCKQPGHMIKECPDKPPMICENCGDEGHMRKNCEKPRKINRDHIADVSADDAWNKIKQAAIDRDVDDAKEAVQEYIKAVDGDITYRQLQEALIHQSIGLWLIPTERTLVQVFTNMDLQGHIDKKYTISYRFVEQADRPRELEGWPKSRDELLSRLDDAGEVVDRGVPLCLNCKELGHISKFCTQEKTERTDAVKISCFNCGADGHRVRDCPEPRVDKNACKNCGKSGHRAADCEEPPNPANVECRKCNEMGHFAKDCPQGGGSRACRNCGQEGHISKDCDQPRDMSTVTCRNCEKQGHFSKECPEPKDWTKVQCSNCQEYGHTKVRCKVPPVDEADGFGVAGHGDGGWSNAGAEGGGDGYSNHNIGGNDGW; encoded by the exons ATGTCGGACTGGAACAACGACCAGGGCGGTTCTGCCGATCCGAACACTTTTGAACAAGAGAACTGGACCAGTGGTGGCCAAGCTGC GAACGCATCCACCAACAACGCTGGCTTCGGTAACAATGGTTTTGACGATGCCAACGATCTTGTAGGCGAACAGCCCGCTGGTGATGACAAATGTTTCGGCTGTGGCGAGACTGG TCACCGCCGTGCCGAGTGTCCCAACCCTCAGGAGATGACCTGCCGCTTCTGTAAGCAGCCTGGTCATATGATCAAGGAGTGTCCCGATAAGCCCCCCATGATCTGTGAGAACTGTGGTGATGAAG GCCACATGCGCAAGAATTGCGAAAAGCCTCGCAAGATTAACCGCGACCACATTGCTGATGTCAGCGCGGATGACGCCTGGAACAAGATCAAACAGGCCGCCATTGACCGAGATGTTGACGACGCGAAGGAGGCGGTACAGGAGTACATAAAGGCCGTGGATGGTGACATCACCTACCGCCAGCTCCAGGAAGCCTTGATTCATCAAAGCATTGGCCTCTGGCTCATTCCGACTGAGCGAACTCTCGTCCAAGTGTTCACCAACATGGATTTGCAGGGCCATATCGACAAGAAATACACCATTTCTTATCGCTTTGTCGAGCAGGCAGATCGTCCTCGCGAGCTTGAAGGATGGCCCAAGAGTCGGGATGAGCTTCTCTCTCGTTTGGACGATGCTGGCGAAGTCGTGGATCGAGGTGTTCCTCTTTGCCTGAACTGCAAGGAACTTGGACATATCTCCAAGTTTTGTACTCAGGAGAAGACGGAACGTACTGATGCGGTCAAGATCTCTTGCTTCAACTGCGGTGCGGATGGCCACCGCGTCAGAGACT GCCCGGAGCCCCGTGTAGACAAGAATGCTTGCAAGAATTGCGG CAAATCTGGTCATCGGGCTGCTGACTGTGAGGAGCCACCCAATCCCGCCAATGTCGAATGCCGCAAGTGCAACGAGA TGGGTCACTTTGCCAAAGATTGTCCTCAAGGTGGTGGCAGCCGTGCTTGCCGCAACTGTGGTCAGGAGGGCCATATCTCGAAAGACTGTGACCAACCTCGCGACATGTCGACTGTGACTTGCCGCAACTGTGAGAAGCAAGGACATTTCAGCAAGGAGTGCCCTGAGCCGAAGGATT GGACTAAAGTTCAGTGCTCCAACTGTCAGGAGTACGGCCACACCAAAGTTCGATGCAAGGTCCCTCCTGTCGATGAGGCTGACGGGTTTGGCGTTGCTGGTCACGGGGACGGTGGATGGTCCAACGCTGGTGCCGAGGGAGGTGGTGATGGCTACAGCAACCACAACATTGGTGGCAACGACGGGTGGTAA